In Ignavibacteria bacterium, a single genomic region encodes these proteins:
- the rnpA gene encoding ribonuclease P protein component: MSYDKEIDRSLGKNEIIRGYESFKKVFASSKVLVNGYLKCYLQFDNDLTSPQSLKVGFTVSKRKVRKAFVRNRIKRLLKEAYRNEKHRLLMKQNIRIIFTLSDSGSNSINLLYKSGFILFTENMRSLFETINITYARS, from the coding sequence ATGTCTTACGACAAAGAAATTGATCGTAGTTTAGGAAAAAATGAAATTATAAGAGGTTACGAATCGTTTAAGAAAGTCTTCGCGAGTTCAAAAGTTTTAGTAAACGGATATTTGAAATGCTATTTACAGTTTGATAATGATTTAACAAGCCCACAATCTCTTAAAGTGGGCTTTACTGTTTCAAAAAGGAAAGTCAGGAAAGCATTCGTAAGGAATAGGATCAAAAGGCTTTTAAAAGAAGCATACAGAAATGAAAAACACAGATTATTGATGAAACAAAATATAAGGATTATATTTACTTTAAGTGATTCAGGCAGCAATTCGATTAATCTGCTTTACAAATCCGGTTTCATTCTTTTCACGGAAAACATGAGAAGTTTGTTTGAGACTATCAACATAACATACGCTCGATCATGA